Proteins co-encoded in one Plasmodium coatneyi strain Hackeri chromosome 7, complete sequence genomic window:
- a CDS encoding Phosphoglycerate kinase, whose amino-acid sequence MVGIKLNVKASGFLMKKELEYFSKALENPQRPLLAILGGAKVSDKIQLIKNLLDKVDRMIIGGGMAYTFKYVLNNMKIGDSLFDEAGSKIVNEIMEKAKAKNVQIYLPVDFKVADKFDNNANTKIVTEKEGIEDHWMGLDAGPKSIENYKDVILSSKTIIWNGPQGVFEMPNFAKGSIECLKLVIEATKKGAITIVGGGDTASLVEQQQKKSEISHVSTGGGASLELLEGKELPGVLALSNK is encoded by the coding sequence ATGGTTGGAATAAAATTGAATGTAAAAGCATCTGGTTTtttgatgaaaaaagaattggaGTATTTTAGTAAAGCTTTGGAAAATCCACAGAGACCTCTACTAGCCATTTTAGGTGGAGCAAAAGTATCAGACAAAATTCAGCTAATAAAAAATCTTCTAGACAAAGTGGATAGAATGATAATTGGTGGTGGAATGGCTTACACTTTTAAATACGTCTTGAATAATATGAAAATTGGAGATTCCCTTTTTGATGAAGCTGGTAGCAAAATTGTGAATGAAATTATGGAGAAGGCAAAAgcgaaaaatgtacaaatttaCCTCCCTGTAGATTTTAAAGTAGCTGACAAATTTGACAATAATGCGAACACGAAAATTGTCACGGAGAAGGAAGGTATTGAAGACCACTGGATGGGACTTGATGCTGGACCTAAAAGTAtcgaaaattataaagacGTCATTTTAAGCTCCAAAACGATTATTTGGAATGGACCTCAGGGGGTATTTGAGATGCCCAATTTTGCCAAGGGTAGTATTGAGTGCCTAAAATTGGTTATTGAAGCTACGAAGAAGGGGGCCATAACCATCGTCGGTGGAGGAGATACGGCTTCTCTAGtagaacaacaacagaagaagagcGAAATTAGCCACGTGTCCACCGGTGGAGGGGCTTCCCTTGAGCTACTAGAAGGGAAGGAGCTTCCAGGTGTGTTGGCCTTGTCGAACAAG